GTCATCCCGTACCTGGCGGGGCGGCTGCCGCAGGGGCGGCTCGGCGTCGGATGGAAGGTGCTCGGCCGCCCCGTCGCCCCGGCCGCCGAACCCAGCCTGACCGTGCGGGAGGTGGACGCCCGGCTCACCGCCCTCGGCGAGGTCTCCGGACCCGGCTCGCAGGCCGAGCGGACGCGGCTGGTCGGGGAGCTGATGGGCGCGGCCACGCAGGAGGAGCAGCGGTTCCTGCTGGGCCTGCTCACCGGCGAGGTCCGCCAGGGCGCGCTGGACGCGGTGGCCGTGGAGGGCCTGGCGGGCGCGACCGGCGCGCCGCCCGCCGACGTCCGCCGGGCGGTGATGCTGGCGGGCTCGCTCCAGACCGTGGCGCAGGCGCTGCTCACCGAGGGCCCGCCCGCCCTGGAGCGCTTCCGGCTCACCGTCGGCCGCCCGGTGCTGCCGATGCTCGCGCACAGCGCGTCCTCGGTGGCGGAGGCGGTCGGCAAGCTGGGCGTCTGCGCGGTGGAGGAGAAGCTGGACGGCATCCGTGTCCAGGTGCACCGGGACGGCGGCACCGTACGGCTGTACACCCGCACCCTCGACGACATCACCGGCCGGCTGCCCGAGGTGACGGCGGCGGCGCTGGAGCTGCGCGGCGAGCGGTTCGTCCTGGACGGCGAGGTCATCGCCTTCGACGCGGACGGCCGGCCGCGCTCGTTCCAGGAGACCGCGGGCCGCGTCGGCTCCCGAGTGGACGTGGCGACCGCCGCCGAGGCGGTGCCGGTCTCCCCCGTCTTCTTCGACGCCCTCTCGGTCGACGGGCGCGATCTGCTCGACCTGCCGTTCGCCGAGCGGCACGCGGAGCTGGCCCGGCTGGTGCCCGAGCCGATGCGGGTGCGGCGCACGGTGGTGTCCGGGCCCGGCGGCCTGCCCGCGGCGGAGGAGTTCCTGGCCGAGACGCTGGCCCGGGGCCACGAGGGCGTGGTGGTCAAGGACCTCGGCGCGCCCTACAGCGCGGGCCGGCGCGGCGCGTCCTGGCTGAAGGTCAAACCCGTGCACACCCTCGACCTGGTGGTGCTCGCCGCCGAGTGGGGCCACGGCCGCCGCACCGGCAGGCTCTCCAACCTGCACCTGGGCGCCCGCCGCGAGGACGGCTCGTACGCCATGCTCGGCAAGACCTTCAAGGGCCTGACGGACGCGCTGCTGGCCTGGCAGACCGAACGCCTGCGGGAGCTGGCGGTGTCCGACGACGGCCATGTGGTGACCGTCCGGCCGGAACTGGTCGTGGAGATCGCCTACGACGGCCTGCAGCGCTCCACCCGCTACCCGGCCGGTGTCACGCTCCGCTTCGCCCGCGTGGTCCGCTACCGCGAGGACAAGCGGCCGCAGGACGCCGACACCGTCGAGACCGTGCTGGCCGCCCATCCGGAGGTACGGCCGTGACCGCCCGGCGCAGCGCGGGGCTGCTGCTGTTCCGGCGCACCGGCCAGGGCCTCGAGGTGCTGCTCGGCCATATGGGCGGGCCGTACTTCGCCGGGAAGGACGCCGGGGCCTGGACGGTGCCGAAGGGCGAGTACGCGCCGGACGAGCCCGCCTGGGAGGCCGCCCGCCGTGAGTTCCGGGAGGAGCTGGGGCTGGAGCCGCCCGACGGGGAGGCCGTGCCGCTCGGCGAGGTCCGCCAGACCGGCGGGAAGACCGTGACGGTGTGGGCGGTGGAGGGCGACCTTGACCCGGAGGCCGTCCGTCCCGGCACGTTCACCATGGAGTGGCCGCCGCGCAGCGGGCGGGCGGCCGAGTTCCCCGAGCTGGACCGGGTCCGCTGGTTCGGCCTGGACGCGGGCAGGGCCGTGATCGTCGGCGCGCAGGCCGCGTTTCTCGACCGCCTGGCGGAGCACTCGCCCTGAGGAGACGCCCCGCGTTGCGGCCCCCGCCGCCGCGCGCGAAGGTCGAAGCACGCATCCTTGCCAGGAGGTCAGCCATGCCCATCGCGACGGTGAACCCGGCGAACGGCGAGACGGTCAAGACGTACGAGGCCATGGGCGAGGAGGAGATCGAACGCCGGCTCCAGCTCGCCGAGGCCACCTTCCGCACCTACCGGACGACCTCCTTCGCCGAGCGGACCCGGCTGATGCACCGGGCCGCCGACCTCCTCGACGAGGACCGCCAGGACATCGCCCGGGTGATCACCACGGAGATGGGCAAGCCGGTGCGGCAGGCGCGGGCGGAGGCCGCCAAGTGCGCCAAGGCCATGCGCTGGTACGCCGACCACGCCGAGGAGCTGCTCGCCGACGAGGAGCCCGCGGCGGCCGATGCCCACGACTCCGGCGCCTCCCGGGTGCTCGTCCGCTACCGGCCCCTCGGTCCCGTCCTCGCGGTGATGCCGTGGAACTTCCCGCTCTGGCAGGTGGTCCGGTTCGCCGCGCCCGCGCTGATGGCGGGCAACGTCGGGCTGCTCAAGCACGCCTCGAACGTGCCGCAGACCGCCCTGTACCTGGAGGACCTGTTCCACCGCGCGGGCTTCACCGAGGGCTGCTTCCAGACCCTGCTGATCGGCTCCGCGGCGGTCGACGACCTGCTGCGCGACGAGCGGATCAAGGCCGCCACCCTGACGGGCAGCGAGCCCGCGGGCCGCGCCGTCGCCTCCACCGCCGGAGAGATGATCAAGAAGACGGTGCTGGAGCTGGGCGGCAGCGACCCGTTCGTCGTCATGCCCTCGGCCGACCTGGACCGCGCCGCAGAGGTCGCGGTCGACGCCCGCTGCCAGAACGCCGGGCAGTCCTGTATCGCCGCCAAGCGGTTCATCGTGCACACGGACGTCTACGACGCCTTCGCCGAGCGGTTCGTCGCCGGGATGAAGGCGCTGAAGGTCGGCGACCCGGCGGACGAGGAGACCGACGTCGGGCCGCTGTCCAGCGAGCGCGGGCGGGCCGACCTGGAGGAGCTGGTGGACGACGCGGTGCGCGGCGGCGCGACGGTGCTGTGCGGTGGCGAACGCCCCGAGGGGCCGGGCTGGTACTACCCGCCGACCGTCCTCGCCGGGATCACCCGGGAGATGCGCGTCCACCGCGAGGAGACGTTCGGGCCGGTCGCGACCCTGTACCGGGCGGGCGACCTGGACGAGGCCGTGCTGATCGCCAACGACTCGGAGTTCGGGCTCAGTTCCAACGTGTGGACGCGGGACGAGAAGGAGGTCGACCGGTTCGTCAGGGACCTGGAGGCCGGCGGTGTGTACGTCAACGGGATGACCGCGTCCCACCCGGCGTTCCCGTTCGGCGGGGTGAAGCGTTCCGGGTACGGGCGTGAGCTGTCCGGGCACGGAATCCGCGAGTTCTGCAACATCACCACGGTTTGGCACGGTGCGTGAGCGCCGCGCGGCTACGATCCCGGTTGTGAACCGCGAAGTGACTCTGCCTCTGATCGTCGATGACCGCGGGAACCTCCGAGTGGCCGCGGCCGATGTGAGCAAGCTGCTCCGCATGGTGGGCGGACGGTGGCTGCATCTCGTCGAGGCCGGTGAGGAAGGGCTCGACGAGGACACGGTGGCCACGCTGACCATCGAGCTGGCGAAACTGGCGGACCGGATCGACGTGGCGTGCATCGCGCACAGCAGCGGGGGCGCGCCGTAGCGGGCACGCCGCGGCCCGGGTGCTCAGGCGCGGCGCCTGGCCCGGCACTCCCGGTGGAACTCGCGCACGATCCAGCAGCCCGTGGCGCCGACGGTGAGCAGGACCAGCAGGCCGAGCAGGCCGGGAAGGACGATCATGCGGTCAGCATGACAGACGCCCCGTCCCGGCCGGCGGCCGGTGTGCCGTCCGCTAGCGGATCGGCATCCCCGACAGGGTGCGGGCGATCACCAGGCGCTGGATCTCGCTGGTGCCCTCGAAGATCGTGTAGATGGCGCTGTCCCGGTGCATGCGCTCGACCGGGTATTCCCGGGTGTAACCGTTGCCGCCGAGGATCTGGACCGCCTGGGCGGTGACGGTCTTCGCCGTCTCGCTGGCGAACAGCTTCGACATCGAGCCCTCGGCCGCCGTGAACGGCTTGCCGTTGACCGCCATCCAGGAGGCCCGCCAGACCAGCAGCCGCGCCGCGTCGATCCGGGTGCGCATGTCGGCGAGCTGGAAGGCGACGCCCTGGTTGTCGATGATCGGGCGGCCGAACTGCTCACGGGTCTTCGCGTAGTCGAGGGCGACCTCGTACGCGGCCCGGGCGGTGCCCACGGCCATGGCGCCGACCGCCGGGCGGGACGCCTCGAAGGTCGCCATCGCCGCGTTCTTCACCCGCTCCCCGCCGGACGCCTTCGCCCGCTCCCGGGCCCGCGCCAGCCGCTCGTCCAGCTTCTCCTTGCCGCCGAGCAGGCAGGAGCCGGGCACGCGCACCTGGTCGAGGATGACCTCGGCGGTGTGCGAGGCGCGGATGCCGTGCTTCTTGAACTTCTGGCCCTGGGACAGGCCGGGGGTGCCCGGCGGGACGATGAAGGACGCGTGCCCCTTGGAGCCCAGCTCCGGGTCGACGACCGCGACGACCACGTGCACGTTGGCGATGCCGCCGTTGGTGGCCCAGGTCTTCGTGCCGTTGATCACCCACTCGTCCTTGGCCTCGTCGTAGACGGCGCGGGTGCGCATCGAGGCGACGTCGGAGCCCGCGTCGGGCTCGGAGGAGCAGAACGCGGCGACCTTGACGTCGTTCGCGTCGCCGTACATCTGGGGGATCCAGGTGCCGATCTGCTCATCGGTGCCGTTGGCGAGGACGCCGACGGCGGCGAGGCCGGTGCCGACGATGGACAGGGCGATGCCGGCGTCGCCCCAGAACAGCTCCTCCATGGCCATGGGGATGCCGAGGCCGGTGGGGTCGAAGTACTGCTGGGCGTAGAAGTCGAGGGAGTAGATGCCGACCTTCGCGGCCTCCTGGATGACCGGCCAGGGGGTCTCCTCGCGCTCGTCCCACTCGGCGGCGGCGGGACGGATCACATCGGCTGCGAAGCCATGGAGCCAGTCCCGGACCTCCCTCTGCTCGTCGTTCAGCTCCATGGTGAACTCGGCCATGTCCCCTCCAGCGGCACCCGTGCGTGTTACTTGCGGTAACCGCAGTCTGTTACCGGCGGGTAGGGAAAGTCAACTCACCCGGCACCCCCGGCAGCCCGTTCGATGGGTGCGGCGCCCCGGGTGTTAGTTTGCGCAGGCGTCACCGACAGAGCACGGGTGGGGAGAGCACATGGACACCACGCAGCGGACCGAGCAGCAGCGGTCCGCCGACCGCCGACGACGCGAGCTGCTGGAAGCCGCGGACCGGGTGGTGCTGCGCGACGGACCACAGGCGTCCATGAACGCCATCGCGGCGGAGGCGGGCATCACCAAGCCGATCCTCTACCGCCACTTCGGGGACAAGGGCGGGCTCTACGCCGCGCTCGCCACGCGGCACACCGACGCACTCCTGGACTCGCTGCGGGCGGCGCTGGACGCACCCGCGGAGCGGCGGGAGCGGGTGGAGTCCACGCTGGACACGTATCTCGCCGCCATCGAGGCACGGCCCCAGGTGTACCGGTTCCTGATGCATCCCGCGGAGGGCGGCCAGGCCGGCGAGCAGGGCTTCGACGTGGGCAAGCACTCGGCGCCCGTGCTCCGCAGGATGGGCGAGGAACTGGGGAAGGTCATCGAGGAGCGGGTGGACCTCGGCCCGGACGGCGAGCGGCTGGCCCGGGTCTGGGGGCACGGGATCGTCGGGATGATGCATGCCGCCGGGGACTGGTGGCTGGGGGAACGGCCCTGCTCCCGGCAGGAGTTGGTGCGGGGACTCGCCGACCTGCTGTGGGGCCGGCTCGCCGCGGCGGGAGACCGGGTGGGGGGCCCGGGCTTCTGACTCCGGCCGGGCGGCACGCGGGCCGGCCGGACACCGCTCGCACGGACGGACGCGGGCCGGAGGGACGCGGGCCGGGGTCGGACGGCGGGCCGGGGTCGGAACGGCGGGCCGGTCGGACGCCGCCCGGGCACACACAGCCCGGGGCGAAACTCGGACCGCGCACACACAGCCCGGGCGGAACTCGGACCTGACGGACAGGCCGGGCGAGACCGGAATTGGCCGGACGCGGGTCACGCGGAACGCCGGCCGGTTCGAAACCGGGACCGACCGGACGCGCGTCATGCGGAACGCCGGCCGGGAGGACGGGCAGACGCGGGTCAGGCGGAAAGCCGGTTGCGCAGGCGGCCGGGCGAAACCGGGACCGACCGGACGCGGGTCACGCGGAACGCCGGCCTGGCAGGCGGTCGGACGGGAGCCGGGCGAAACCGGGACCGGCCGGACGCGGATCACGCGGAACGCCGGCCGGGCGGACGCGGATCACACGTCATGCCGGACGTCTGGGCGGTGGAGCCGCGTCGGCCCGGCACCGCGCTGCCGGGCGGGTCACACCGGACGGCGCCAGGAGGCCCGGCTCACCTGGCGCAGCAGCCTGCGGTGGCGCCAGCCCGTCAGGCGGTCCGCGTAGACCTTCCCGTCCAGGTGGTCGCACTCGTGCTGGAGACAGCGGGCGAAGAAGCCGGTGCCGTGCACGGTGACCGGATCGCCGGTCATGGTGAAACCCTCGACCACCGCGTGGTCGTGGCGCTCCGTGCCCGCCTCCAGGCCCGGCAGGGACAGGCAGCCCTCCGGGCCGCGGACCACCACCCCGTCCGCCGCCACCAGGCGCGGGTTCACAACATGTCCGAGATGCCGGACATCCTCGTCGTCGGGGCAGTCGTAGACGAACACCCGCAGCGACTCCCCCACCTGGTTCGCCGCCAGCCCCACCCCCTGTGCCGCGTACATCGTGGCGAACAAGTCCTCCACGAGCCGGGAGAGTTCGGGGCCGAAGTCGGTGACCTCCGCGCACGGGGCGTGCAGAACGGGGTCGCCGAGCAGGGTGAGGGGCCGGACGCGCCCGCGGGCGCCCGGGATCGAGCCGTGTCGCATGGGCGCAAGGGTACGGTTCCCTCAGCCGCCCCGGGCCCGTGGGCACGGGCCGGGATTCGGGAGTGCGAATGGATCTCGATAGGCTGACCACCACCACGTTGCCGACAGGCCCCAGGCGCGGCGCGTACGCAAGGAGGATCGAGAACTGATGGCAGGCAACTCGGACCCGCTCACGCCGCGGGCCAAGCTGGCCGTGACCGCGGGCAAGGCGGTCGCTGCGGCATCCCGTGCCGCGGGACGCGGCAGCGGTTCGGTGATCGGTGGCCGGGTCGCGCTGAAACTCGACCCCGACCTCCTCGCCCGGCTCGCCCAGAACCTGGACGTCGTCCTGGTGTCGGCGACCAACGGCAAGACCACCACCACCCGGCTGATCGCCGAGGCGCTGCGGGCCGCCGGCCCGGTGGTGTCCAACGCGCTCGGCGCCAACATGCCGGCCGGCATCACCTCGGCGCTCGCCGGCGGCTCGGACGCCAGGTACGGCGTCATCGAGGTCGACGAGAAGTACCTCGCGGGTGTCGCCCGGGACACCGACCCCAAGTGCATCGCGCTGCTCAACCTCTCGCGCGACCAGCTCGACCGGGCCGCCGAGACCCGCATGCTCGCGGAGAACTGGCGCGAGGGCCTGGCCGGCTCCAAGGCCGTGATCGTGGCGAACGCCGACGACCCGCTGGTCGTGTGGGCGGCCTCGTCCTCCCCGAACGTGATCTGGGTCGCCGCCGGGCAGATGTGGAAGGACGACGCCTGGTCCTGCCCCGCCTGCGGCGGAGTGATGCAGCGTCCCGGCGACGACTGGTTCTGCGGCGAGTGCGGCTTCCGCCGCCCCACCCCGACCTGGGCGCTCTCCGGGGACCACGTCCTCGACCCGCACGGTTCGGCCTGGCCGATCCACCTCCAGCTGCCGGGCCGCGCCAACAAGGCCAACGCCGCCAGCTCGGCCGCCGTCGCCGCCGTGTTCGGCGTGCCGCCGCAGGTCGCCCTGGAGCGCATGTACCAGGTGCAGGCGGTGGCGGGACGCTACGACGTCGTCCAGTTCCAGGGCCGCGACCTGCGGCTGCTGCTGGCGAAGAACCCCGCCGGCTGGCTGGAGACGTTCTCCCTGATCGATCCGCCGCCCGCCCCGGTGATCCTGTCCGTGAACGCGCGCGGCGCCGACGGCACCGACACCTCCTGGCTGTGGGACGTCGACTACACCCGGCTCACCGGCCACCCGATCTTCGTCATCGGCGACCGCAAGCTGGACCTGGCGGTGCGCCTGGAGGTCGCCAACCAGCACTTCCAGGTCTGCGACAACCTCGACCAGGCGGTGCAGATGTGCCCGCCGGGCCGGATCGAGGTCATCGCGAACTACACCGCGTTCCAGGACCTGCGCCGCCGAGTGGGCAACTGAGTGAGCCGAAGGACAGTGACCATGAGCGACAACAGCCTGCGCATCGTCTGGATCTACCCCGACCTGCTCAGCACCTACGGCGACCAGGGCAACGCCCTCGTCGTGGAGCGCCGGGCGCGGCAGCGGGGCCTGGACGTGGCCCGCCTCGACGTGCGCAGCGACCAGCCGATCCCGACCTCCGGCGACATCTACCTCATCGGCGGCGGCGAGGACCGGCCGCAGCGGCTCGCGGCCGAGCGGCTGCGCCGGGACGGCGGCCTGTACCGGGCCGTGGAGAACGGCGCGATCGTCTTCTCGGTGTGCGCCGGCTACCAGATCCTCGGCCACGAGTTCATCAACGACCTCGGCCAGCGCGAGCCCGGCCTCGGCCTGCTCGACGTGGTGTCGGTGCGCGGCGAGGGCGAGCGGTGCGTCGGCGACGTGCTCGGGGACATCGACCCGCGGCTCGGGCTGCCGCCGCTGACCGGCTTCGAGAACCACCAGGGCGTCACCCACCTCGGCCCCACCGCCCGCCCGCTCGCCCAGGTGCGGCTCGGCAAGGGCAACGGCACCGGCGACGGCACGGAGGGCGCGTACAACGACACGGTGTTCGGCACGTACATGCACGGCCCGGTCCTCGCCCGCAACCCGCTCATCGCGGACCACCTGCTGAAGCTGGCCCTCGATGTGAACGCGCTGCCGCCGGTGGACGACCGCTGGTACGAGGCGCTGCGCAACGAGCGCATCGCGGCCGCGCAGCAGCCTGCCTGAGGACGGCTGCCGGGCGGGCCGTGCGCACGCGCACGGCGGCGCGGCGACCCGCCCGGCCCCGGCGACGACGGTCCTCCGTCCACCAGCCCGTCTGACGGTACGTCCGCACAGGTGAGCGGGGTCGTCCAGCAGGCGGACGCCTGCTTCGGCCCCGCCCCCTTGTGCCGCTAGGGTGGCGGGGATTCCCGCCGGACAACGTGGTCCGGTCCCCGGCCCACACTGAGAAGGTAATTCGGGCTATGCGCATTGGTGTCCTCACGTCCGGCGGCGACTGCCCCGGCCTGAACGCCGTCATCCGGTCCGTCGTGCACCGTGCCGTCGCCGACCACGGCGACGAGGTCATCGGTTTCCGGGACGGCTGGAAGGGCCTCCTGGAGTGCGACTATCTGAAGCTCGACCTGGACGCCGTCGGCGGCATCCTGGCCCGCGGCGGCACCATCCTCGGCTCCTCCCGGGTCCGTCCCGAGCACCTGCGCGACGGCGTGGAGCGGGCCCGGGGCCATGTCGCCGAGTTGGGTCTCGACGCGATCATCCCGATCGGCGGCGAGGGCACGCTGAAGGCGGCCCGGCTGCTGTCCGACAACGGCCTGCCGATCGTCGGCGTGCCGAAGACCATCGACAACGACATCGCGGTCACCGACGTCACCTTCGGCTTCGACACGGCCGTCGGTGTCGCCACCGAGGCGCTGGACCGGCTGAAGACCACCGCCGAGTCCCACCAGCGGGTGCTGATCGTCGAGGTCATGGGGCGGCACACCGGCTGGATAGCGCTGCACTCCGGGATGGCGGCGGGGGCCCACGCCATCGTCGTGCCGGAGCGGCCGTTCGACATCGACGAGCTGACCGCGCGGGTCGGCGAGCGGTTCGAGGCGGGCAAGCGGTTCGCCATCGTCGTCGCGGCGGAGGGGGCCAAGCCGAAGCCCGGCAGCATGGCCTTCGACGAGGGCGGCAAGGACATCTACGGCCACGAGCGGTTCGCCGGGATCGCCCGGCAGCTCTCCGTCGAGCTGGAGCGCCGGCTCGACAAGGAGGCCCGTCCGGTCATCCTCGGCCACGTCCAGCGGGGCGGGACGCCGACGGCGTACGACAGGGTGCTGGCCACGCGGTTCGGGTGGCACGCGGTGGAGGCCGCCCATCGCGGGGAGTTCGGGATGATGACGGCGCTCCGCGGCACCGACATCGTGATGGTGTCGCTGGCGGAGGCCGTCGAGTCGTTGAAGACCGTGCCGGAGTCCCGGTACGCGGAAGCGGAGTGCGTGCTCTAGCCCTCCGGCGGGGTGCGGGTGGTCCGTGGCCGCCCGCGTCCCTGAGGTGATCGTCACTGCCCCCGGTCGAGAGGTCGACCGGGGGCAGCTCTACTCTTGTGGGCGGACATCAGCACAAACCCCCCACGACAGGAGCCGGCGGATGGATCACAGCGGGCACGGCATGATGACGGAGCTGCCGCCGTTCACGCTGGGGCGAGGGCTGCAGTGGTCCGCGGACCCGTTCTTCCTCGTCGCG
Above is a genomic segment from Streptomyces glaucescens containing:
- a CDS encoding ATP-dependent DNA ligase; the protein is MLLARLAQVSREVAATSARSRKTALLAELFREAQAADVPVVIPYLAGRLPQGRLGVGWKVLGRPVAPAAEPSLTVREVDARLTALGEVSGPGSQAERTRLVGELMGAATQEEQRFLLGLLTGEVRQGALDAVAVEGLAGATGAPPADVRRAVMLAGSLQTVAQALLTEGPPALERFRLTVGRPVLPMLAHSASSVAEAVGKLGVCAVEEKLDGIRVQVHRDGGTVRLYTRTLDDITGRLPEVTAAALELRGERFVLDGEVIAFDADGRPRSFQETAGRVGSRVDVATAAEAVPVSPVFFDALSVDGRDLLDLPFAERHAELARLVPEPMRVRRTVVSGPGGLPAAEEFLAETLARGHEGVVVKDLGAPYSAGRRGASWLKVKPVHTLDLVVLAAEWGHGRRTGRLSNLHLGARREDGSYAMLGKTFKGLTDALLAWQTERLRELAVSDDGHVVTVRPELVVEIAYDGLQRSTRYPAGVTLRFARVVRYREDKRPQDADTVETVLAAHPEVRP
- a CDS encoding NUDIX domain-containing protein is translated as MTARRSAGLLLFRRTGQGLEVLLGHMGGPYFAGKDAGAWTVPKGEYAPDEPAWEAARREFREELGLEPPDGEAVPLGEVRQTGGKTVTVWAVEGDLDPEAVRPGTFTMEWPPRSGRAAEFPELDRVRWFGLDAGRAVIVGAQAAFLDRLAEHSP
- a CDS encoding NADP-dependent succinic semialdehyde dehydrogenase, with the translated sequence MPIATVNPANGETVKTYEAMGEEEIERRLQLAEATFRTYRTTSFAERTRLMHRAADLLDEDRQDIARVITTEMGKPVRQARAEAAKCAKAMRWYADHAEELLADEEPAAADAHDSGASRVLVRYRPLGPVLAVMPWNFPLWQVVRFAAPALMAGNVGLLKHASNVPQTALYLEDLFHRAGFTEGCFQTLLIGSAAVDDLLRDERIKAATLTGSEPAGRAVASTAGEMIKKTVLELGGSDPFVVMPSADLDRAAEVAVDARCQNAGQSCIAAKRFIVHTDVYDAFAERFVAGMKALKVGDPADEETDVGPLSSERGRADLEELVDDAVRGGATVLCGGERPEGPGWYYPPTVLAGITREMRVHREETFGPVATLYRAGDLDEAVLIANDSEFGLSSNVWTRDEKEVDRFVRDLEAGGVYVNGMTASHPAFPFGGVKRSGYGRELSGHGIREFCNITTVWHGA
- a CDS encoding DUF6213 family protein; this translates as MNREVTLPLIVDDRGNLRVAAADVSKLLRMVGGRWLHLVEAGEEGLDEDTVATLTIELAKLADRIDVACIAHSSGGAP
- a CDS encoding acyl-CoA dehydrogenase family protein, with product MAEFTMELNDEQREVRDWLHGFAADVIRPAAAEWDEREETPWPVIQEAAKVGIYSLDFYAQQYFDPTGLGIPMAMEELFWGDAGIALSIVGTGLAAVGVLANGTDEQIGTWIPQMYGDANDVKVAAFCSSEPDAGSDVASMRTRAVYDEAKDEWVINGTKTWATNGGIANVHVVVAVVDPELGSKGHASFIVPPGTPGLSQGQKFKKHGIRASHTAEVILDQVRVPGSCLLGGKEKLDERLARARERAKASGGERVKNAAMATFEASRPAVGAMAVGTARAAYEVALDYAKTREQFGRPIIDNQGVAFQLADMRTRIDAARLLVWRASWMAVNGKPFTAAEGSMSKLFASETAKTVTAQAVQILGGNGYTREYPVERMHRDSAIYTIFEGTSEIQRLVIARTLSGMPIR
- a CDS encoding TetR family transcriptional regulator, with translation MDTTQRTEQQRSADRRRRELLEAADRVVLRDGPQASMNAIAAEAGITKPILYRHFGDKGGLYAALATRHTDALLDSLRAALDAPAERRERVESTLDTYLAAIEARPQVYRFLMHPAEGGQAGEQGFDVGKHSAPVLRRMGEELGKVIEERVDLGPDGERLARVWGHGIVGMMHAAGDWWLGERPCSRQELVRGLADLLWGRLAAAGDRVGGPGF
- the def gene encoding peptide deformylase; the protein is MRHGSIPGARGRVRPLTLLGDPVLHAPCAEVTDFGPELSRLVEDLFATMYAAQGVGLAANQVGESLRVFVYDCPDDEDVRHLGHVVNPRLVAADGVVVRGPEGCLSLPGLEAGTERHDHAVVEGFTMTGDPVTVHGTGFFARCLQHECDHLDGKVYADRLTGWRHRRLLRQVSRASWRRPV
- a CDS encoding MurT ligase domain-containing protein; its protein translation is MAGNSDPLTPRAKLAVTAGKAVAAASRAAGRGSGSVIGGRVALKLDPDLLARLAQNLDVVLVSATNGKTTTTRLIAEALRAAGPVVSNALGANMPAGITSALAGGSDARYGVIEVDEKYLAGVARDTDPKCIALLNLSRDQLDRAAETRMLAENWREGLAGSKAVIVANADDPLVVWAASSSPNVIWVAAGQMWKDDAWSCPACGGVMQRPGDDWFCGECGFRRPTPTWALSGDHVLDPHGSAWPIHLQLPGRANKANAASSAAVAAVFGVPPQVALERMYQVQAVAGRYDVVQFQGRDLRLLLAKNPAGWLETFSLIDPPPAPVILSVNARGADGTDTSWLWDVDYTRLTGHPIFVIGDRKLDLAVRLEVANQHFQVCDNLDQAVQMCPPGRIEVIANYTAFQDLRRRVGN
- a CDS encoding type 1 glutamine amidotransferase, giving the protein MSDNSLRIVWIYPDLLSTYGDQGNALVVERRARQRGLDVARLDVRSDQPIPTSGDIYLIGGGEDRPQRLAAERLRRDGGLYRAVENGAIVFSVCAGYQILGHEFINDLGQREPGLGLLDVVSVRGEGERCVGDVLGDIDPRLGLPPLTGFENHQGVTHLGPTARPLAQVRLGKGNGTGDGTEGAYNDTVFGTYMHGPVLARNPLIADHLLKLALDVNALPPVDDRWYEALRNERIAAAQQPA
- a CDS encoding 6-phosphofructokinase, producing MRIGVLTSGGDCPGLNAVIRSVVHRAVADHGDEVIGFRDGWKGLLECDYLKLDLDAVGGILARGGTILGSSRVRPEHLRDGVERARGHVAELGLDAIIPIGGEGTLKAARLLSDNGLPIVGVPKTIDNDIAVTDVTFGFDTAVGVATEALDRLKTTAESHQRVLIVEVMGRHTGWIALHSGMAAGAHAIVVPERPFDIDELTARVGERFEAGKRFAIVVAAEGAKPKPGSMAFDEGGKDIYGHERFAGIARQLSVELERRLDKEARPVILGHVQRGGTPTAYDRVLATRFGWHAVEAAHRGEFGMMTALRGTDIVMVSLAEAVESLKTVPESRYAEAECVL